In Bacteroidota bacterium, the genomic window TTTTTCAGTAAAATCGAAAACCTGGATAAATCTATTGAAGAATTTGAACAGGCAACAATTAACTCAGGAGGATCATTACAACCCATTCAATATATGGATTATTTTTACCACCATAACAATGGGAATGTGATCATGGACGGAAGAATCAGCTATCAGTTTTCAGACCGGCATAAGATTGCTCTTATCAGTGAGAACCTATTAAACCGGACATACTCTTTAAGGCCTTTAAAAGCTGAGCAAATGAGAACGATGATGGTTCAGTATACCTTGACTTTCTGAAATTAACACAGAAATGAAAAACCATTTAGTTCAGGCTTCGATGGTGATGGGCATTTTTTTGACAGCCTGTAATTTTTCATTGGGGCAGGAGCAGTTGAAGAATCCAGGATTTGAAAAATGGGAAATAATCAGAAATGGCATTGAAGAACCTATTGGTTGGACCTCGCTGAAGAACAGTGATGGCGGCTATTTCATGAACAGGCTTGCACCGGATGGCTTGATCAGGAGCACTGATGCCCATAACGGAACATACTCCGTTAAATTGATCAACAAATCAACTATGAATGTTGTTGCAACGGGAACGTTGACCAATGGAGCCATACATCCTGATTTTAAACCGGAAAAAGGATATGTATACACCAATCCCAATGAAAGTAATTCATACACTCCTTTTACTTCGAGGCCTGATAGTCTTACAGGATGGTTTAAGTTTTTCCCGAAAGAGAATGATAAAATAATGGTTTGGGCAATACTGCACACAGGACAAGGATCCATACCTGAATTCGGGACCAAAGCAAACTGGATCGGTGAGGCATTATTTGTTTCGTCCCCTGTGACAACTGATAAATGGACAAGGTTCTCGGTTCCTTTTACATATTACAATAACCAGCGACCCCAACATATTTTAATCATTCTGAATTCAGGGTATGGCATTGATGCCATAGATGGAAGCGAAGCTTTATTTGACGATATTGAATTGATCTATAACAGGAAATGACAGCATATCTCATACCTTATTGAGGGCATGAAATGATATCAATTCTTTAGAAGGATTTCTGCTTCATCAATCGTCCACTTCATAAGCGTTTCATATTCTGCATCACTCATTCGCGCATCTTTATGCATCCATAAATAAATTTTCAACGGCATGCTTCTTTCTTCAAGTTCGTCATGCATCTTGGAAAGCAGACTTATCCTCTTACGGGCGTCATAATTTGCCCATCCTGAGAAGTTGACATTTTCCTTCCCCTCTTTGATGTCCCTGTATAACAGCCATGATACAGGAGCTATCCTTCCATACCAGGGATAACGGGTATTATCAGAATGACAATCATAGCACGACGTGACCAATCTGTTCCTGAGATCTAGTGGCAGCACTTTTGCCTGCGTCAAAAGGTCTGAATGATTATCATGATCACCACTGTTTTTCGCAGGCCGAAAAAACTGAATAATGATCAATAAAAGGATCAGAACCGAAAAGAAAGTATACAGAAATTTTTTCATTTTTGAAAAATTGAGCTTAAATTTTGCCTTATCATTTTTTGACTGGCTTGTATGGCAGTCAAAACAGGTTGGTCAATCCTATTTCTCAGAAAAATCCATATTAGCCAGTCTGGAATAATGCTTATAGCGCCATTTTGCGGTTCTTTCAGCCTCGCGGAAAAGGATGACAGCTTCTTCAGGGAATGCCTGCCTCAAAGACGTATATCGCACCTCCCCATTCAGGAAATCCTGAAATTTGCTCCAGTCGGGTTCTTTGGAATCCAGTTGAAATGGATTCTTACCTTCATTCTCAAGTAAAGGATTATAGCGGTAATTTTGCCAGTAGCCGGCCTCGACAGCTCTTTCCTGTTCTTCCTGTGTCTTGCTCATGCCTGCTCTCAGACCGTGGTTTATGCAAGGTGAATAAGCGATGATCAGTGAAGGTCCATGATATGCTTCTGCTTCCCTGATCGCCCTCAGTGTCTGTGACTGGCTTGCACCCATCGCGATCTGCGCCACATATACATAACCATAACTCATAGCCATGGCACCAAGATCCTTTTTCCTGACTTTCTTACCCGATG contains:
- a CDS encoding heme-binding domain-containing protein, producing the protein MKKFLYTFFSVLILLLIIIQFFRPAKNSGDHDNHSDLLTQAKVLPLDLRNRLVTSCYDCHSDNTRYPWYGRIAPVSWLLYRDIKEGKENVNFSGWANYDARKRISLLSKMHDELEERSMPLKIYLWMHKDARMSDAEYETLMKWTIDEAEILLKN
- a CDS encoding PCMD domain-containing protein, with amino-acid sequence MKNHLVQASMVMGIFLTACNFSLGQEQLKNPGFEKWEIIRNGIEEPIGWTSLKNSDGGYFMNRLAPDGLIRSTDAHNGTYSVKLINKSTMNVVATGTLTNGAIHPDFKPEKGYVYTNPNESNSYTPFTSRPDSLTGWFKFFPKENDKIMVWAILHTGQGSIPEFGTKANWIGEALFVSSPVTTDKWTRFSVPFTYYNNQRPQHILIILNSGYGIDAIDGSEALFDDIELIYNRK